In Lycium ferocissimum isolate CSIRO_LF1 chromosome 7, AGI_CSIRO_Lferr_CH_V1, whole genome shotgun sequence, the sequence tattttttttttgacatcaTTATTTCCAAATATTATTTCATTGATTGTGCAACGTTGTCGCTTTGTCTTTGATATTACCCAGATCTTGATTTTAGTTTCATTGAGATGAACCCTTTTACACTTGTAAATGGGGAGCCATACCCATTGGATATGAGGGGAGAGTTGGATGACACAGCAGCcttcaaaaattttaagaagTATGTGTTTCACTAGTTCTCCACATGTTGAAGTgcctattcttttttttttttccccctcttGGGAAGGCGTCTGGAAGACAGATTAAACGTAGTGACTTTTGTAATTTCCAGATTTATTAAACAGTTTGCTATTGTCTCATCCCTCTATGACTTTTCAGGTGGGGAAGCATCGAGTTTCCTCTGCCCTTTGGAAGAGTTTTGAGCTCTACCGAAAACTTCATTCACTCTTTGGATGAGAAAGTAAGTTCAATTATTTGTTTTCGCCAAGGGTGTTTTGATGCTGGAGTATCAGCTTGACTTGTTTATTCTTATCGAAATGATTTTGTTAGGGAAGAAATATTTCTTGGATTTACTTTCATGAACTATTCTGGATACTGAACTACTGGAGGAACTTTATGCATTGCTTTAGAGACTCCATTATAGTCCAAGAAAATTGTGTCCTTAAACAGTGTTGGATGGTTTAGCAGTGATACTTTTCCATTATTCACCCTTTACTCTGTGCTGGGTGCATGATATCATACGGACTTGCAGGCTGGGGGTGGGTAGGTTtgagaagtcatcttttatgagaTCCTGTTTGAAATTCTAACTCTTGAATGTTTCTGAAGGTAAAAAAGATTTATCCTTGAACCTTGGAGGCAGGCTATCGCTCCTGCCCACCTGTAAATTTGTTAATATCAATTGACACTACAAGCTATTAAAAACATTAGATCTTATCATCTTAATGATGGCTTGATCCCCGTTATCATACAGTGTTTGAACTACCTGGCGATCATGCTTTTCAATAATTCTTGAGTTTTCTGGTCTTTCTAATGATACTTACTCTTCTGGAATTGGAGCATAATATCTGCAGTCTTTCATTTAATTCTGTTTTGTCTCGACATCTTGCAGACTAGTGCCTCCTTAAAATTTACCGTTTTGAACCCAAAAGGTCGTATCTGGACAATGGTGGCTGGAGGTGGTGCAAGCGTTATATATGCTGATACAGTGAGTATATTCAGAACTTGCGATGCAACAACTTGATGCGAGGAAGCATTATCTATCTTGTCATTATTCCTCTTGCATGCAATGTCAACATCTATAGCTCACTGTTTATATACTCTGTTTTTGATATCTTAACCAGGTAGGGGATTTAGGCTATGCCTCTGAGCTTGGTAACTATGCCGAGTATAGTGGAGCTCCAAATGAAGAGGAGGTTCTGCAATATGCTCGAGTAGTTCTAGATGTATGAACTTGACTCTTCTCTGAACTGTCAATATGCCCATGTGGCGTTCGTCCTGTTTTAACCTAACAAGTGTTCGCTTTGATGTTTTACAGTGTGCTACTGCTAATCCTGATGGACGTAAGAGAGCTCTCATTGTTGGAGGTGGTATTGCTAACTTCACCGATGTTGCTGCTACTTTCAATGGGATTATTCGGGCTCTCAGGGAGAAGGTTGGCTGTGCATTATTATTTAGACTAGAAGTTGTTTAGTTTCCCTAAAGATTAAAGGCAGTAACaccatatttttcctttaaaactGAACAGGAAGCCAAGCTAAAAGCAGCTAGAATGCATATCTATGTACGAAGAGGTGGTCCAAATTATCAGACGGGTCTGGCAAAAATGCGTGCCCTAGGAGAGGAACTTGGAGTTCCCCTTGAGGTATGAATCACACTTGGCCCTTATTATAGGGTGACTCTGATTACAGTCCCCGAATTTCAAACATAACATGTAATCCTTTTAACAAATTTTAACTCGCATCCCGAAAACTTCTCACAGAATGGAAAAAATAACAATGGAAAACTGAAACTTCTTTTGCTGGAGTATTGACATGAAATCTAGTGCTTGTAATATAAATTGAATGACTAACAAATCAAGTCTTCAATGCTCGTTGCTCAGTATTTCTACCAATCAGAAGGAAACGGATGTTTGAAAAAAGTTTTATGTGCCAATGGAACTTGAGGATTAAAGTTGTACTAACCTATGTTGCTTGGATATGGGTGTGGATCTAGAGGTTGGATTCATCATCATATAAATTCAGGGGTAGAGGCGTAGAGCTAATGAATATATTACAATAATGTAGATGACAATTAGGTATTTAAGATTGTTGAAAAATAACTTATATTTTAATCAAGAATGTAATTTTGACTCGTTTCCTACTTAATTAAATGGCGAACAATTGTTGTGTAGTTacaacttgatttttttaattttaattaaatgttTCGGTGCTGGGATATGGCTTGCATTTTAGGAGAGGATCCTCCATGGTGAGAcagcatttttggaggatctgagCAACATAGATACTAACCATATGACACAAAAGAGATGTAACTCTGCATCTCTGCTGTCCATCTGAATATGCTTTTATTTGATTTTAGGCATTCATTTTTTCTTGTTGCATCTTCCCAACTACTCATATTATTCTGATGTTTGGGGTCAGAAATCTAGACTACAACAGGTTCCAGTTTGAATCTAGGAACATGAACGCCCAAAGATGCTCTTACCTGCATTGTAAATACAATATGTGCCTACTTCCAAGATTTTCAGATCCGAGGAAAGtcagtgataatatatataattggtGTTTATGCTGCTATTGCAGGTTTATGGACCAGAGGCTACAATGACGGGCATTTGCAAACGGGCAATTGATTGCATTATGTCTGAAGCATAAATGTGAAATCAGAAGAAACTTTTGTtgcattcttgaaattttctggAATTAAGAAGAAACTTTGTTGGATTTTTCATTTGCCTTCTGATATTGTTTTGTTCAAATTGGGACCTTGGAGAATAATTGAGATCCTTTTGTGTTCTATTCAGTTGAATTTTATAGTGAAAAATCTGGTTATGTAGTACCAGAGTCCATACGTGAAACTGCACAAAAGCCCTGTGCGTGGTCAAGCAAACACATTCCTTAAACTAGCAAGTGCAGACTTTCAAATTCTTAAGCAATTAGGCAATGTATACTATCGATTGGCAGTTGGTTTCTCATACTAAGGTAAAAGATGTGCAATTTAAATGGGAAAGAAAATACGGAACAAATAAATTTGTACCTTTTGGAACAATGTAATTCAACAACAGTAAATACAGtgactta encodes:
- the LOC132064409 gene encoding ATP-citrate synthase alpha chain protein 3 — translated: MARKKIREYDSKRLLKEHLKRLAGIDLQICSAQVTESTDFTELTNKEPWLSSTKLVVKPDMLFGKRGKSGLVALDLDLAGVAEFVKARLGVEVEMGGCKAPITTFIVEPFVPHHHEYYLSIVSERLGCTISFSECGGIEIEENWDKVKTIFLPTEKPMTLEACAPLIATLPLEVRGTIGNFLMGVFNVFQDLDFSFIEMNPFTLVNGEPYPLDMRGELDDTAAFKNFKKWGSIEFPLPFGRVLSSTENFIHSLDEKTSASLKFTVLNPKGRIWTMVAGGGASVIYADTVGDLGYASELGNYAEYSGAPNEEEVLQYARVVLDCATANPDGRKRALIVGGGIANFTDVAATFNGIIRALREKEAKLKAARMHIYVRRGGPNYQTGLAKMRALGEELGVPLEVYGPEATMTGICKRAIDCIMSEA